In Hyphomicrobiales bacterium, the sequence CGCGCTCCGGCGACCAGGCTTCGACGTCGCCGGCGCGCGCTTCGGTGGTGGCGCCGGGAACGGCATTCTGCAGGGTGAACCAACCCGCGCCGAGCACGACCAGCGCCGCCAGCGCCGAACCGAAGGCGCTGCGCGGCAGGGAACCGCGGGTGACGCCGACCAGCCAGACGACGAAGCCGGCCGCCAGCACGGCGACGAGCGCCGCCAGGACACCCTGCGGGCCGCTCTGCACCGACGCGACCCAGACCAGCCAGATCGCCGTCGCGAACATCGGAAAGGCGAAGGCCTGCTTCAGCACAAGCATCCAGCGGCCGGGCTTCGGCAGCAGGCGCAGCAGGCCAGGCGCGAAGGAGAGCGCGACCACGGGCAGCGCAAAGCCGAGCGCCAGCGCCATGAACACCGCGAAGGCCACGGCAGGCGGCTGCGTGACCGCATAGCCGATCGCGGCCCCCATGAAAGGAGCGGTGCAGGGCGTCGCCACGACGACGGCGAGCACGCCGGTCATGAAGGCCCCGAAACGACCACCACGGCTGGCGAGACCGTCGCCGACGCCGACGACCGAAGCACCGATCTCGAAGGCGCCGAGCAGGTTGAGCCCGATCAGCACCATCACCACGGCAAGCGCGATGACGAGCGGCGGGGACTGGAGCTGGAAGCCCCAGCCGACACTGTTGCCGAGCGCGCCGAGCGCGATCACCGCCCCGGCAAGCGTCGCGAAGGCGACGAGCACGCCGCCAAGGAAGACGAGGCCTTGCTCCCGCACGGCGCCACGGCTGGCATGGGCGATCTGGGCGAAGCCGAGCGCCTTGATGAAGAGCACCGGCAGCACGCAGGGCATGAGGTTGAGGATCAACCCGCCCGCGAAGGCGAAGGCCAGCGCGGCCCAGATCGTCAGATCGGCGCCCTCGACCGGCGTCGGAATCCGGACCACCGCCGGACGGGTTTCCGCCCGGGGCGGAGCAGCGGCCGCCAGCAGCGCCGGATCGACATCGGCGACGAGCGAAAGCGCTCTGGCCTCGCCCTTGTCGCGAAAGACCAGCACGCCGGATACCTCGGGCTGCTGCTGCTTGAATGCGCCCGAGCGCGTCAGCGTCAGGGCCGGCTTGTCGCCCGTGACAAGAGGCTGGTCGGCGGCATGCTCGATCAGCGTGTCGGAAATCGGGAAGAAGCGCAGTTCGGTGGCACCTGAGGGCAGGCCCGGCAGGTCCAGCGCCAGATTCTCGCCCGCGCCGCGCAGCCTGCCACGGAACGGCGCCGGCTGCGGCAGCGCCGCCAGCGCGGTGTCGATGCGCGCTTGAGCCGCCTCATCGACCGCGCTGGCGGAACCGATCGGCAGGTCGAGCGTGAAGGAGCCCTCCTCGGGAATGCAGATCTTCTCGCAGACGAGCCAGGTCGCATCGGCCTTCAGGGTGAAGCTGTCGCCGGGCCGGGCATCGGCCGGCACCGTGATCTCGACCGGCAGCAGGACCATGCCCTCGAAACCGAAATTGACGAGGGGCTCGACGCGGATCGCCGTCGGCGCCGGCCATTGAATGTCGCCGGCCGCAGCCCCCGGAGGCAGCTCCCATCTGATCTGGGTCGGCTCGCCGGAATCGCCGGGGTTGAGCCAGTAGGTATGCCAATGCGGCGCGAGCTTCTGGACGAGCGCGACCTTGAAGCGCTCGCCGGGAACGACCGCGTCGCGGCTCGACAGCAGCGTGGCGGTGACGCGCGGCGAGGTTACCGGAGCGGATTCGGCAGCCAGCGACAGCCCCGGCGCCAGAAGCCCCAGCGCCAGCATGGCCCCGCTCAGAAAACGCCCACCGAAAAGCCGTCGCATGATCTCGTCGCTGCCCTCGAATACCCGGACCCCATGCCCGAATCCGGCCGCGCACGCCAATGACAAGGCGGTGAGGCGGCCGTGCGGCATTGTCCGCGATCGGGCGACGACAGGCAGCGTGCCATGATGTCGCCGGTCAAGCGACCTTAAGAAGGTGAGGCGATCGCGCGCTTTCCGCCATGTCGGGCCTGTCCCGACCATCCACGTCTTCGCTGGTCCTAGGCCGTGTTCAAGACGTGGATGCCCGCCGCAAGGGCGAGCATGACGGTCGCGGCAATATGCCTTGCCTATGGTGTCGGGCAATCAGATCGCGGCGCCGTCCGCGACGATGTCGGCGCCGAGCCCCTGCCGGACCGCCCGGACGATTTCCGCCTCGGCGGCCGCGCCGCGTCGGCGCGGACGGCCAGCCTCGATGCGATGCTCGGCGATGATCTGGCCGGGCGCGCCCGAGAGGATCACCACCCGGTCCGCGAGATAGGCGGCCTCGTCGATGTCGTGGGTGACGAAGAGCACGGTCTTGCCCGTCCGCTGCCAGACCCGGATCAGCTCGTCCTGCAGGGTTTCGCGGGTGAGCGCGTCGAGCGCCGAGAAGGGTTCGTCCATCAGCAGGATCTCGGGCTCGACCGCGAGCGCCCGGGCCAGCGAGACGCGCTGGCGCTGCCCGCCCGACAGCTGGTGCGGCCAGCGCTGGGCCAGCGGTCCCAGCCCGACCAGATCGAGCATCTCGCCGGCCTTCGAGAGGCGCTCGGAGCGCGAGGCCCGCCCCTCAAGACCGAAGCCGACATTGGAGACGACCTTGCGCCAGGGCAGCAGGCGCGAATCCTGGAAGACCAGCGCGACCGGCCGGCGTGTCGTATCCTTCGCGTTGATGACGACCTCGCCGCCGCTCGGCTTCGCCAGCCCGGCGATGACCCGCAGCAGCGTCGACTTGCCGACGCCGGACGGGCCGACGATGGCGAGGAACTCGCCGCGCCCGACCGAAAGGTCGAGCTTGTGAAGCACCTCGGTCTCCTCGCCGTCGCGCGTGAAGGTCAGCGACAGGCCCCTGATCTCGATCACGCTTTCCAACGCAGCACCCACTTTTGGAAGGCGACGAAGCCGGTGTCGAGCAGGCCATAGAGTGCCGCCATGGTCAGCATGTAGACGACGACGATGTCGGTCGCGAGCAGGCTGGACGCCTGCATCATGCGCTGGCCGACGCCGGCCACGCCGAAGATTTCCGCGGCGACCACCGCCATCCAGGCCTGCCCCAGCGCGGTGCGGAAGCCGACGAGGATGCCGGGCATCGCCGCCGGCAGCAGGATCTTGAACAGGCGCTGCCAGGGCGAGCGGAAGCCGAAGGCGTCGGCGACCTCGACGAGATCGCGGTCGACGCCGCGGATCGCGCCCTGCGCCGCGAAGAAGACGATCCAGAACACGCCGATGGCGATGATGAAGACCGCCGCGCCCGGCGTCACGCCGAACCAGATGATGGCGAAAGGCACCCAGGCCAGGCCGGGGATCGGCCTGAGCACGCGCACGACCCAGGCCGTCGCC encodes:
- a CDS encoding ABC transporter ATP-binding protein, which gives rise to MIEIRGLSLTFTRDGEETEVLHKLDLSVGRGEFLAIVGPSGVGKSTLLRVIAGLAKPSGGEVVINAKDTTRRPVALVFQDSRLLPWRKVVSNVGFGLEGRASRSERLSKAGEMLDLVGLGPLAQRWPHQLSGGQRQRVSLARALAVEPEILLMDEPFSALDALTRETLQDELIRVWQRTGKTVLFVTHDIDEAAYLADRVVILSGAPGQIIAEHRIEAGRPRRRGAAAEAEIVRAVRQGLGADIVADGAAI
- a CDS encoding Cytochrome c-type biogenesis protein DsbD, protein-disulfide reductase, whose translation is MLALGLLAPGLSLAAESAPVTSPRVTATLLSSRDAVVPGERFKVALVQKLAPHWHTYWLNPGDSGEPTQIRWELPPGAAAGDIQWPAPTAIRVEPLVNFGFEGMVLLPVEITVPADARPGDSFTLKADATWLVCEKICIPEEGSFTLDLPIGSASAVDEAAQARIDTALAALPQPAPFRGRLRGAGENLALDLPGLPSGATELRFFPISDTLIEHAADQPLVTGDKPALTLTRSGAFKQQQPEVSGVLVFRDKGEARALSLVADVDPALLAAAAPPRAETRPAVVRIPTPVEGADLTIWAALAFAFAGGLILNLMPCVLPVLFIKALGFAQIAHASRGAVREQGLVFLGGVLVAFATLAGAVIALGALGNSVGWGFQLQSPPLVIALAVVMVLIGLNLLGAFEIGASVVGVGDGLASRGGRFGAFMTGVLAVVVATPCTAPFMGAAIGYAVTQPPAVAFAVFMALALGFALPVVALSFAPGLLRLLPKPGRWMLVLKQAFAFPMFATAIWLVWVASVQSGPQGVLAALVAVLAAGFVVWLVGVTRGSLPRSAFGSALAALVVLGAGWFTLQNAVPGATTEARAGDVEAWSPERVAALQAQGKPVFVNFTAAWCITCIANERVALSRQEVKDAFAKLGVTYLKADWTNRDARIATALAEQGRAGVPLYLFYPGRKDAQPEILPQLLTADTVIAAAARAAGREAKTAAASP
- a CDS encoding ABC transporter permease, whose translation is MARLRAAALALLGLGLFLLLWEAIPRFGLVNPAFLPPPSALPKAFMREVSSGAWLSAILGSLWHYFVGLFVGAGLGTALGVAVGMSRLAEEATAWVVRVLRPIPGLAWVPFAIIWFGVTPGAAVFIIAIGVFWIVFFAAQGAIRGVDRDLVEVADAFGFRSPWQRLFKILLPAAMPGILVGFRTALGQAWMAVVAAEIFGVAGVGQRMMQASSLLATDIVVVYMLTMAALYGLLDTGFVAFQKWVLRWKA